The genomic stretch GGTGTACGTCGGGGCCCTCGGCATCGCGATGGTGTACGCGGTGATGCTCTCCCAGCCGCTCGACGCTCCGCGCGCGCGGCGCAGCCGGGCCAAGATCGCCGGCGCGGCCCTGCTGGCGGCGGCGGTCGCGGCCGCGCTGTGGCTGGCGCTGCGGGGCGCGCGGTTCCCGCCACCGGCCGGGAGCCTCGAGGTCACCCCGCAGATGACCGGATACCGGCTGCTGACGGACTACGTGCTGGCGTTCGAGCTGATCTCCGTGCTGCTGGTGGTGGCGATGATCGGCGCGGTGATGGTGGCGCGGAAGGACCGCGGCGCCGCCCGCCGGCCGGGGGGCGCCCCATGAGCTGGCTGCACTGGTACCTGGTGGTGGCGGTGCTGCTGTTCTGCATCGGTCTGTACGGGCTGGTGCAGCGGCGCTCCCTGATCGGGATGCTGATCGCCCTCGAGCTGATGCTGGCGGCCGTCTCGCTCAACGTGGTGGCCATCACGTCGCTGAGCGGCGGCCAGTCGTCGGTGGGCCAGGTGGTGGCCATCATCCTGATCGGCGTCGCGGCGGCCGAGGGCGCCGTCGCGCTGTCGCTGTTCG from Gemmatimonadales bacterium encodes the following:
- the nuoK gene encoding NADH-quinone oxidoreductase subunit NuoK, translated to MSWLHWYLVVAVLLFCIGLYGLVQRRSLIGMLIALELMLAAVSLNVVAITSLSGGQSSVGQVVAIILIGVAAAEGAVALSLFVAIQREVQSINVENLSELKG
- a CDS encoding NADH-quinone oxidoreductase subunit J, which codes for MNWNGFLFGASAALALIGALFAVGLKNIFHNILGFALALVGVAGLFLTLGSDFLAIVLLLVYVGALGIAMVYAVMLSQPLDAPRARRSRAKIAGAALLAAAVAAALWLALRGARFPPPAGSLEVTPQMTGYRLLTDYVLAFELISVLLVVAMIGAVMVARKDRGAARRPGGAP